Part of the Candidatus Aminicenantes bacterium genome is shown below.
GGTGGAAATGGACCTGCCGGGCGGCACCTGCCTGCAGCGCGGCTGCATTCCAACCAAGGCTATTCTCCATTCGGTCAAGGCGGTCAAGCAGATCAACGATTTCGCCAAGATCGGCGTCCATGTCGACCGCTTTCAGATCTCGCTCGATGAAATCAAGCGCCGCAAAATCCGCATCGTCGCCAAGCAGACGCGCGGCATTGAGCTCCTTTTCAAGCAGAACGACATCCAGCTGATCAAGGGCAAAGCCCAGGTCGTCGGCGCCAACCACATCCTCCTGGACGGACAAAAGGAGATAGCGGCCGGTCATATCGTCATCGCAACGGGTTCCAAGCCGGCCGAATTGCCTTTTTTAAAATGGGACGGGCTGAAAGTGGTCCACTCCGACGACTTGCTGGAACTGGAGTCCGTCCCCGAAACGATGCTGGTGATCGGCGCCGGCGCCGTGGGCCTGGAATGGGCGCTGATTTACAATTATCTGGGCAGCAAGGTTACCGTGGTCGAGATCATGGATTCCATCGTGCCGGGAACCGACAGGGAGATCGCCGAAATTTTGAAGATCGAGCTGGTCAAACAGAACATCACCATCCACACGGCGACCAGCATCAGCACTCCCCGCATTGGCGACAAAGTGCAACTGACATTTAAAAAAGGCGAAAAGAGCTGGGATGAGGAATTCGCCAGGGTTTTGCTGGCGGTCGGACGCACCCCCAACAGCGCCGGGATATTCGCCGACCGCATTCCCAACCCGTGCGACGGCAATGGCTTCATCCTGGTATCCGAAAATCTGCAGACCGCGCTGCCGACGATCTTCGCCTGCGGCGACGTCATCGGCCCCCCGCTGCTGGCCCACAAAGCCTCGCACCAAGCCATGGCCATCGTCGATTTTCTGGTGAGCGGCACCCCGGTGCCCCACCACCCCCTGCCGGCGGTGATTTTCACCTTCCCTGAA
Proteins encoded:
- the lpdA gene encoding dihydrolipoyl dehydrogenase, whose translation is MDFDLLFIGAGPAGYEGAIAAAKKGLKTAVVEMDLPGGTCLQRGCIPTKAILHSVKAVKQINDFAKIGVHVDRFQISLDEIKRRKIRIVAKQTRGIELLFKQNDIQLIKGKAQVVGANHILLDGQKEIAAGHIVIATGSKPAELPFLKWDGLKVVHSDDLLELESVPETMLVIGAGAVGLEWALIYNYLGSKVTVVEIMDSIVPGTDREIAEILKIELVKQNITIHTATSISTPRIGDKVQLTFKKGEKSWDEEFARVLLAVGRTPNSAGIFADRIPNPCDGNGFILVSENLQTALPTIFACGDVIGPPLLAHKASHQAMAIVDFLVSGTPVPHHPLPAVIFTFPEMASVGITQEQAEKSNLTVKIGRFPYAAGSRANAIDEKTGLVKVIADQENTILGAHIIGAEAGELLPLLTYAVTRKLKCDEFKDLVFAHPTLGESLWEAMGEIAGFSIH